The nucleotide window TACGAGGCGCTGGCCAAGTACGGCCGCGACCTGGTCGCCGACGCCGCCGCCGGCACCATGGACCCGGTCATCGGACGCGACGGCGAGATCCGCCGGGTGATCCAGATCCTGTCCCGCAAGTCGAAGAACAACCCGGTGCTCATCGGTGAACCGGGCGTCGGCAAGACCGCCATCGTGGAGGGCCTGGCCCAGCGGATCACCAACGGCGACGTGCCCGAGGGACTGCGCGACAAGGTGGTGTTCGCCCTGGACATGAGTTCCCTGGTGGCCGGCGCGAAGTACCGCGGCGAGTTCGAGGAACGGCTCAAGGCCGTGCTGTCCGAGGTGAAGGCCGCCGAGGGACGGATCCTGTTGTTCATCGACGAGCTGCACACGATCGTCGGCGCCGGGGGCGGCTCCGAGGGTGCGATGGACGCCGGGAACATGCTCAAGCCGATGCTCGCCCGCGGCGAACTGCACATGATCGGCGCGACGACGCTGGACGAGTACCGCAAGCACATCGAGAAGGACGCGGCGCTGGAGCGGCGCTTCCAGCCGGTGCTCGTCGAGGAGCCGACCGAGGAGGACGCCGTCTCGATCCTGCGCGGTCTGCGGGAACGGCTGGAAGTCTTCCACGGCGTGAAGATCCAGGACGCGGCTCTGGTCGCCGCGGTGGTTCTCAGCCGCCGGTACATCTCCGACCGGTTCCTTCCGGACAAGGCCATCGACCTGGTCGACGAGGCGTGCGCGATGCTGCGGACGGAGATCGACTCGATGCCGGCGGAACTCGACGAGCTCACCCGGCGGCTGACCCGCCTGGAGATCGAGGAAGCGGCGCTGTCCAAGGAGGAGGATTCCGCGAGCCTGGCCCGACTCGACCAGCTCCGCAAGGAACTCGCCGACCTGCGCGCCGAAGTGGACGCGCTGCGCGCCCAGTGGGACGCCGAACGGCAGGCCCTGAGAAGGGTCCAGGAGCTGCGTCGGGAGATCGAACAGATCCGGCACGAGGCGGAACAGGCGGAACGCAACTACGACCTCAACCGGGCCGCCGAGTTGCGGCACGGCCGGCTACCGGAGCTGGAACGCCGGCTGCAGGCGGAGGAGCAGCGGCTCGCCGCGAAGCAGAGCGGCAAGCGGCTGCTCCGCGAGGTCGTCACCGAGGCCGAGATCGCCGGCATCGTCTCCCGGTGGACCGGCATCCCGGTCAGCCGGCTGACCGAGGGCGAGCGCCAGAAGCTGCTGGGCCTGGACCAGATCCTGCACGAGCGGGTGGTCGGACAGGACGAGGCCGTTCAGCTGGTCACCGACGCGATCATCCGCGCCCGGTCCGGCATCAAGAACCCGCGTCGGCCGATCGGGTCGTTCATCTTCCTCGGCCCCACCGGAGTCGGCAAGACCGAGCTGGCGCGCACGCTGGCCGCGGCGTTGTTCGATACCGAGGACAACATGGTCCGGATCGACATGAGCGAGTACCAGGAACGGCACACCGTGAGCCGGCTAGTCGGGGCGCCGCCCGGATACGTCGGCTACGAAGAGGGCGGGCAGCTCACCGAGGCGGTCCGGCGCAAGCCGTACTCCGTGGTGCTCTTCGACGAGATCGAGAAGGCACACGCGGACGTGTTCAACACGCTGCTGCAAGTGCTCGACGACGGGCGTCTCACCGATGCGCAGGGCCGCACCGTCGACTTCCGCAACACCGTGATCATCATGACCTCGAACATCGGCTCCCAGTACCTGCTCGAGGGCATCTCCGACGCCGGTGAGATCAAGCCCGAGGGCCGCGAGCTGGTCATGGGCGAGCTGCGGCGGCACTTCCGGCCCGAGTTCCTCAACCGCGTCGACGACATCGTGTTGTTCAAGCCGCTCACCCAGCCGGAGATCGAGCGCATCGTCGACCTGATGTTCAACGAGCTGCGCAAGCAGCTGTCGGAGCGGCGGATGACGCTGGAAGTCACCGACGAGGCACAGCGGTTCATCGCCCGCCAGGGTTTCGATCCGGTGTACGGCGCCCGGCCGCTGCGCCGCTTCATCGCCCGCGAGGTGGAGACCCGCATCGGCCGGGCGCTGCTCGCCGGGGACGCCCGGGACGGCGCGGTGATCCGGGTGGATGTGATCGACGGCGAGCTGACGGTCACCTACGAGAACTCGCCGGCGGAATGACGTGAACAGCAAGGTGATCGAGTGCCCGAACTGCGGGCGTAAGAACCGGGTCCCCGCGGCCGCCGAGGGCATCCCGCAATGCGGCAACTGCCACAAGCCGCTGCCCTGGATGGCCGAGGCCGGCGACGACGACTTCGGCGACGTGGCCGAGCGGGCGAACATCCTGGTCCTGGTGGACATGTGGGCGACCTGGTGCGGCCCGTGCCGGCAGGTCAGCCCCGCGCTGGAACAGGTGGCCCGCGACCTGGCCGGCAAGGTCAAGCTGGTCAAGGTCGACGTGGACAAGGCGCCTAAGGTGTCCGAGCGGTTCACGATCCAGGCCGTACCCACGCTGATCCTGATGCGCGGCGGCAAGGTGGTGGCGCGCCGGGCCGGCGCCGCACCCGCTTCGGCCCTGCGCAGCTGGACCGACGAGGTCCTGCGGAGCGCAGCGTGAACCCGAACGAGGAGCGGCTCTCCGAGACACCGGATGTGGCCGGGGCCTATCCCCGCCTGTCCGACGAGCAGATCGAAATGCTGAGCCGGCGCGCCGAGAAGCGGCCGGTCCAGCGCGGTGACGTGCTTGTCGCCGAGGGCCAGCGGGATCGCGACTTCCTCGTCGTGCTGTCCGGCAAGGTCGCGGTGATCGAGGGGTACGGCACCCCGAAAGACCGGATGGTCCGGGTGCACGGCCCGCGCCGATTTCTCGACGAACTCGGCCTGCTCACCGGCCAGCCGTCCTTCGTCTCGATGGTCGCGCAGGAACCGGGCGAGGTTCTCGCGGTGCCCCTGCGCGAGCTGCACGAAGTGGTCCGCGAGGAGCCCGATCTCGGAGACCTGATCCTGCGCAGTTTTCTAGCCCGCCGGGAACTGCTGATCGGCAGCATCACCGGCATCAAGATCGTCGGTTCGCGGTTCAGCCCGGACACCCGCCGCCTGTGCGAACTCGCCGCCCGCAACCGGGTTCCGCATACCTGGATCGACCTGGAGGAAGACCCGGGCGCCGAGAAGCTGTTGCGTCGGCTGTCCATCAGTGCAAATGACACACCGGTGGTGATCTGGCGGGACAGGGTGCTGCGCAACCCCTCGAACGCGGAACTGGCCCAGGTCGCCGGCCTGCGGCGCTCCTGCCAGGACGAGGCCAGGTGCGACGTCGTCGTGGTCGGCGCGGGGCCGGCCGGCCTCGCCGCCGCCGTATACAGCGCTTCCGAAGGACTCTCGACGATCGTCCTCGACGCGGTGGCCACCGGCGGGCAGGCCGGTACATCCTCTCGGATCGAGAACTACCTGGGATTCCCGGCCGGCATCTCGGGCGCCGACCTGGCCGACCGCGCCGTGGTGCAGGCGAAGAAGTTCGGCGCCGACCTCAACGTTCCGGCCGAGGCGGTACGCCTCGAATGGGACGAAAGCGACCAGATCGTGCACCTCGACGACGGGGCACAGCTGCGGAGCCGGACGGTGGTGATCGCCACCGGCGCGCGGTACCGGAAACTCGACGTGCCACGCCTCGCGGAGTTCGAGGGCACCAGCGTGTACTACGCCGCCACCTTCATGGAGGCCGTCTTCTGCGAGCGGCAGCCGGTGTCGATCGTCGGTGGCGGCAACTCGGCCGGCCAGGCCACGGTATTCCTCTCCCAGCACGCCGCGCAGGTACGACTGATCATCCGGCACGACGACCTGAACCGCGACATGTCCCGGTATTTGGTCGACCAGATCGAGCGACGGCCCAACGTCGAAGTGCTGCGCCATACGGAGGTCACCGAGCTGATCGGCGACGACGGCCGGCTGCAGGCGCTCGGCGTGCGCGACACCGGGACCGGTGAGCGGTACGAGGTCCCGACGACGCTGTTGTTCCCCTTCATCGGGGCACAGCCGTGCACCGGCTGGCTGGCATCCAGTGTCGCCCTGGACGAGCGCGGTTACGTCCTGACCGGAGCGCAGGTGCGCACCGACGCACCGCAGCCGGTGATGCTCGAGACCAGCCGCCCCGGCGTCCTCGCAGTGGGTGACGTCCGCAGCGGCTCGATCAAACGGGTCGCCTCCGCGGTCGGCGAGGGGTCCATGGCCGTTCGTCTGATCCATGACCACCTAGCCAGGTTCGGAGATGCTGCGAGCCTGGCGGGAACTCCAGGAACGGAATGAACCGGTCCCAGGCCCGTTCCCAGACCGCGAGGGCTGCCCGGTGCTTCTTGCCGAGTTCGGACTCGGCCAGCTCCAGCAGAGCAGTCTCGGCCGCTTCGGCGTTCGCAGCGGTGTAGACCGGCTTCAGCCCGGCGGCCAGCTTCCCGCACGGTGCTCCGCACCGACGACCTTCTGACCCGCACTTGGGAGCGGCGCACCTGATCCGGCCCCCGATCGGGAGGGGCCTGAGGTTTCCTGGTCTGGCTTAGCTGCTGCCCGTGGGTTGGACCCTGGTCGGCGGCGATCGCGGCCTACGCGGCCTGGGAGAGCTGAACGCGGTCTTCCTGGCGCGCGAGCGGGGCCGCCGCGTCTGCGCAGATTCCTGCGTTACGTCGGCATGCTCGCCGGGCAACCGCTGATCGAGGGCGCGGAGAGCGGTCTGGTCGCCGTGGGGGAGGCGGTGTCCGTAGATGTCGAAAATCGACCTGCGCCCGGACTGCGCCAAGGGCCGCCCCACCCGCGTGCCGGAGAAACCGCTGTAGGTCAGTTAACGGTCACGACCACCTTGCCGAGGGCGCGCCCCTCGCCGACGTCGGCCAGCGCCGCGGGCACCTCGTCGAGGCCGACTGTGCGACCGATGTGGATGGCGAGCTCGCCCGCCGCGCAGAGTTCGGCGACCGGCGCGAAGTGCGCCGGACCCTGCTTGACGGCGAGCACGCCGAGGCGCCGGCCCGTGAGCCGGCCGGCCACGGTGCCGACCGTCAGCACCCGCAGCAGCGCCGAGACGGATCCGCCGACGCACCGGTACCGGCCGCCGCGGGCCAGGGCCCGGCGGTAGGCGAACACGGACCGGTGCGCGACCAGATCGAGGACGAGATCGTACGGCCCGCCGCGGGTGAAGTCCTCGCTCCGGTAGTCGATCACCTCGTCCGCGCCGACTGACCGCATGAAGTCGAGCTTGGCCGCGTTGTCGACGCCGGTCACCCGCGCGCCGAGCCGCCTGGCGAGCTGGATGGCGAACGCGCCCGAGCCCCCGCCGGCACCGTTGATCAGAACCCGGTGCCCGGCCCCGGCGCCGGCGGTGCCCTGCCACGCGATCACGCCCGCCTGCGGGATCGTCGACGCCTCGGCGAACGTCAGCGCCTCGGGCTTGCGGGCCAGCGCCGGCTCCGGGACGATCGCGTACTCGGCGAAGCCGCCCTTGAGCGCGAGGTTGTCGGCGTACACCTCGTCGCCGGGCCGGAACCGGGTGACCTCCGGGCCGACCGCCTCGACCCGCCCGGCGATGTCCGAGCCGAGGATCCGGCGCGCCGGGGTGCGCAGTCCGCCGATGCGCGAGTACAGCGGCGTGCCCCGCAGGGTCTCCCAGTCGCTGAGGTTCACCGAGGTAGCCGCCACCTTCACCAGCACCTGACCGGCCACGGGGGACGGCGTGGGAACCTCCTCCATCCGCAACACGTCCGGCGGCCCGTACCGGTCGTACACGACAGCTCTCATTCGCCCATCCCCAACCTCCGATGAAGTCCTCCCGCGACGGTACGGGGACTGCCGCGGGGGAGAGCGGCAGTCGGGTGCTGCCGGTGCCTGCACCCTGACCTCGGGTTCAACTTGCCGCCACCGGCGCGCTCGCTGCGTACCATCGTCGCCTCGCGGATCTGGTGCAGGCTGGCCAGAATGAGCGTGAAGACGGATCGGGCCTCGCGCATAGACCTAGGTGGAAGGTAACCCGAGGACAGGAGCTCGACGTTATGCTACGGCCCGATCACTCATGGCTGCGGTAGGTCAGGCGGCGGCCGAGACCAACGCCGACACCGACGCCGCGGTGATTCGCGCGTCGCTGGCGGATCCGGACCGGTTCGCGGCCATCTATGACCGGTACGCCGCGATGCTGTACCGGTACGCGTATCAACGGGTGGGTCCGGAGATCGCCGACGACGTGGTGGCGGAGACGTTCCTCGCGGCATTCCGCGGGCGGGCGTCCTACGACCTGGACCGCCAGGACGCCCGGCCGTGGCTCTTCGGCATCGTCACCCGGGAGCTGGCCGCCCATCACCGGCGGGAGCGGGCGCGCTACCGGGCGATGGCCCGCTCGACGCACGAGACGGTGCAGGACGGCCCCGCCGATCAGGTGGCGGCCAGGGTGGTCGCCGACGCGGCGCGGGGTCCGCTGGCCGCCGCGCTGGCCGAGCTGGCGCCGGGCGACCGCGACGTGCTGCTGCTGGTCGCGTGGGGCCAGCTCAGCTACGACGAGGTCGCCGACTCGCTGAACATCCCCCAGGGCACCGTGGGTTCCCGGCTCAGCCGGGCCCGGCGCCGGGTCCGCTCGGCGCTGCGCGGTTTCGATCCGACCATGATCACAGAGGAGAATCATGAAGTCTGACCTGTCCATTCTCGAGGACTTCGGGGCGAGCCTTGCCCCGCCGCAGGACCGGCCGCCGGCCGAGGTGCGCCACCGCGTGATGAACGGCATGCGTGTCCCGGCCCGCCGGCCGCGGCTGCTGCCGTCGATGCGCGGCGTGCGCCTGGCCTGGCGGATCGGCACGCCCGCGGTCGCCGCCGCGGCCCTCGTCGTGGCGCTGGTCGCCGGGCATCTGCCCGACGACAACACGCGTGGCCGGCCGGCGCCGCCCGTCGCGGCGAGGCCGGATGCCGTGCCGCAGGCCCAGCCGGACGCCGGGCAGGTGTTGCTGCTGGCGGCGCGGCACACCGCCGAAACCCCGGCGCTGGACGCCCGGCCGAACCAGTTCCTGTTCATCGACGCCGTCGAGGTCGAGTCGACGGTCGACCTCAACGAGAACCGCGACGGCAAGATCGTTTCCGGCAAGCGCACGGTCTCCGGGCCGCTGCGCACGCGGACCTGGCTGTCGGTGGACGGCACCCGTGACGGGCTGGTCGTGCGGGGATCCGACCGCACCCACCTCGACGGCTGTAAGAACGGGCGGCAGGCGGAGACGATCGACCGGCCGGAGACCACACCCAAGATCGCCTGCACGCCCGAGCCGGCCTACCGGCCTGGCCGCATCCCCACCGACCCGGACCGCCTTTTCGCGTACGTGTACGAGATCGCCCGCGACCAGCCGGCGTGGGTGTCCATCGGCGCGCGGACGGACCGCAAGCCGCGCGGATTCGTGCGGCTCTCCGACGACCAGCGCGCGTTCTCCCAGATCGCCGAGATCCTGTACAAGAACCACTCGCCGGCCGTCCAGGAGGCCGCCTTCCGGGTCGCCGGGCGGATCCCCGGCGTTCAGGTGCGCCGCGACATGACCGACGCCGCGGGCCGCGCCGGCGTCGCGGTGACCCGTACCGAGGCGGGCACCCGCGAGGAGCTGGTCTTCGACCCGGCCACGTACACCTATCTCGGGCACAACCTCATCGGCGCCGAGTTCGACCTCGACGGCGCGGAGGTGGTCCCCTCGCTGGACAAGGCCAGGCGGATCGGCCAGGTCACCATGATGGCTTCGGCGCCGAAGCCGGGCGAGGTCATCTACAAGTCCGCGCTGCTGCGGGTCGCCATCGTCGACAAGGCCGGCCAGCGCCCGTAACCGCACCCGGTGATTGCCCCGGCCGCAGGCCGGGGCAATCACCTATAGATCTTTCGGCGAGACGCTCGAACCCGGTTCAGGATCGTTCGCCGGCGAAGATGCCATGGGCGACGAGTAGGCGTTCGGGTTCGTCGGTGCCCACCGTCATCGCGGGAAGCTCCTCCACGGCCTCAAGGGCCGACCGGCATCGGGCCGTACGGGGTCCGGCCGCAGGGGATCCGGGCCTGTGCTATCGGCTGGGATCGCCAGGTTGGCGACGATCAGGATTCCTAGCCTGGCGCTGCCGGCGGCGTTCGTCGCGGTCGGCTTGCCCTGCCGGTAGGCGACCGCGGTGCGGGCGTGTCAGGACGTGTAGAAGAACCCGTACAGGAAGGCGGCGACGACCACAACGAAGGTGACGGCGGCGGAGGCGAGGAGGGCGGTCACCAGCCTCCGTGGCCGGATGACGATCGACTCGCCGGATTTGGTCTGGCCGAGACGGATCGGTTCTTGGTCGTGCGACGGCAGCATCATGGGCTCCACAGGTGAGGCGTCCCCTTAGTCTCGCCTGTCGATCTTTGGCGGTTGACAGTGGGTGGCTGGTGCCGGCCGTTCAGATCACAGATCAGCTGCGTTCCGCGCACCAGCAGCGCAGCCGATAGAGATGGTCGAGAGCACGGATCATTCCCGTCGGCTGATCAGGGTGAGGTCGACCCGGCTCAGTGCTTCACGCGGGTCGGTGGCGCCGGAGGTCGACCTGCTTCTTGATCAGCAGGAGCGGTGCTGCGCCGCGCTCAGTGCGCGACCGATCCCGTGTTCGCGCCGACTGTCTGGATAGGACCGGTGCGAGAGCCGCTTGTCTGGGCGTTTGAAACGCATGGCTCGACGTATGGCTGAACCTGCCGCGCCGCGGCTGGCCCGCGATGGCGAGTTCCGCGTTGGGCGTTACGGATCGCGGTCTGAGCCTGACCGGAGACCGTGCGGGCGACGAGTGGGGGAAGGAGCGGATTCAGACCGGGCGGTCGCGGTAGGCGCGGACGAGGGGTTCCGGCGGTGTTCCGGCGACGACGCGGTTGCGTCCTTCGCGCTTGGCGGCGTAGAGATTGCGGTCGGCGGCGGACAGGACGGCGGCCAGGCTGGGCGGCGAGATCTCGTTCACGTCGGCCACGCCGATGCTCAGGGTCAGGGGCAGGCCGCCGGTGAGGCCGCGCCAGTCGTGTTCGCTGATGGCCTGCCGGATGCCGTCGAGTTTCGCGGTTGCGAGTGCAACGGGGGTGGCGGGCAAGATCAGCAGGAATTCCTCCCCGCCGAGGCGGGCGACGAACCCCTGCGGGGCGACGGCGGCCAGGCCGGTCTCGAGCAGGTCGGCCACGTGTACGAGCACCTTGTCCCCGGTGTCGTGGGACAGCTCGTCGTTGATTCGCTTGAAGTGGTCGATGTCGGTGATCGCCACCGCCGGAGCAGGGTCCGCGACGAGCAGGGACGGCAGGTTTTCGTCGATGTAGCGGCGATTTCGCAGGCCGGTCAGGGGATCGCGGCGGGCTTCCTCGCGGAAACGCTCAGCCTCCTGGAGGGCCTCGGTGGTTTCAAACATCGCATACCGGCTCTGCGCCTGGGCCTCCCCCTGCCGGGAGCGGAGGCTTTCCTGGGCGGAGAAGCACTCCTTCTGCGCGGCGAACGCCTGCGCGTAGTCACCGCGCGCAGCGTGCAACTCGGCCTGCTCCTCGTGTACCCGGACCATGATCTGGTGCAGTTCGCGCTGTTGGCAGAGAGCGCGCGACGCGTCCAGGCTGGCCTGGGCTCGGCCGGTCGCGCCCAGGCCGCGCTGCGCGCCGGCCAGAGTGAGCAGAAATTCGGCCATGTCGTCGGCGTCGTCGCTGAACCCGGCCTCGTAGCGGGCGATGCACAACTGCATCGTCTGCTCGGCTTGGGCGTACTCGCCGTTCGCGATCTGGATCGAGCCGATCGTGTCCAGCTCCGTCGGGTCGAGCTCGACGCCGTGCGCATCGGCGTGCTCCATCAGCCGGCGGGCCACGTCCTGAGCCCGCGGGAAGTCGCCGGCGGTGTACTCGGCGTAAGCCCAGTTGTTGAGCACGATACCCAGCCGGTCCCACTGCTGTGTTTCCCCGGCCAGCACCTCGACCTGGCGGAAGCGCAGCCGGGCCGCGTCGATCGCGCCGCTGCGAGCGAGCGCGTCGGCCAGCTTGGTCTGGTGTCGGATCTGCACGTACGGGCTGGCGGTTTCATCGAGCAGCTCGACCGCGCTCAGCGAGTGATCCAGGCTCTTGGCCTCATCACCGGAAAGCCGGGCGAGGTTCGCGCAGGCGAGATGGGTCCGGGCCTGGAGGAGGCGGTCGCCGTGCCGGGCGGCCCATGCGTGGATGCCATAAATCTCCCGGGCACCCCCGGCGATGTCTCCGCCGCGCAGGAGCAGGTTGGCTCGGCAGAGTCGAGCACGCGCTACGAGCGTCTCGTCGCCGAGTGCCATGGCCTGCTGTTCGAGATCGGCTGCGGCGCGGGAGCCGGCCTCGGCGTCCCGGATGACCTCGTCTTCGATCGCCAGCAGGGCAGCCGAGACTTCCGCTGCGCTCATCGCACTGCCGTCCAACGTTGCACCTCCAGCCGTCTCATCGGCCAGAGCGGCGCCACGCTGAAGCAATCCGGCGGCCGACGAACGCGGGCCGCCGGCGGTAGTCGTCGAGCGCTTCGTGAATTGCGGTGGATCGGCGGAGATGCCGACTGCTCAGAAGCGGCCTACAAGACTGACAGCCACCGCGCATTGCGCTGCCCCAAACGCACCGAGGCCCGCCCCTGGAGGAGGCGGATAGCGCCTGCGAACGTGCAGGTGCCGCATCCGTACAGGGGCGGGCTCGGCTTAGGCACATCGCGGTAAACCACCAACCACCCCGTCTCACTCCGGGCTGCCCCTTGATGGGGTTGTCCTTCACTGTCATCATCGGCCGCAGGCGGCAGGTTCTGAGGAAACACCTCCGTCTTTCGCTCCCGCACCGGCTGGACCGGTGACCCGTTCAGGAGCGTTCGAGGCGGCGCGCCAGATGGCGCCCGGTCGCGCTGTCCCCGGCCTCGGCGATCGTGGCGGGAGGGCCGGTCGCGACGACCTGGCCGCCCGCGTCCCCACCGCCCGGGCCGAGGTCGATGACCCAGTCGGCGCCGGCGATCGTGTCCAGGTCGTGCTCGACCAGGACGACGGTGTTGCCGGCGTCGACGAGCCGGTGCAGTTGCCGCAGCAGCAGCGCGATGTCCGCGGGGTGCAGCCCCGCGGTCGGCTCGTCGAGCAGGTAGAGCGCGTGGCCGCGACGGGCCCGCTGCAACTCGGTGGCGAGCTTGATGCGCTGGGCCTCGCCACCGCTGAGCTCGGTCGCCGGCTGGCCCAGCCGCAGGTAGCCCAGTCCCACCTCCCTTAGCGTCTCGAGGCTCCGGGAGGCGGCCGGGACGTCGGCGAGGAACTTGGCGGCGTCGTCGACGGACATCGCCAGCACATCCGCGATGTTCTTGCCGCGGTAGGTCACCTCCAGCGTCTGCGCGTGGTACCGCGCGCCGTGGCAGGCCGGGCACGGCGCGTAGGTCCCGGGCAGGAACAGCAGTTCGACCGCGACGAAGCCCTCGCCCTGGCAGGTCTCGCACCGCCCCTCCGCGACGTTGAAGGAGAACCTCCCGGCCGCGTACCCGCGCGCCCGCGCCTCGTCCGTCGCCGCGTACAGCTTGCGGACCGCGTCGAACATCCCGGTGTACGTGGCCAGATTGGACCGGGGGGTGCGGCCGATGGGCCGCTGGTCGACCCGGACCAGCCGGTCGAACGAGTCGAGCCCCGCCGCGTCCCGCACGTCGACGTCGAGCTCCGCCTCGTCGGGCTCGTCGCTCGCCAGCCCGAGGTGGCCGCGCACGACCTCGGCGAGCACCTGCGTGACCAGCGTCGACTTCCCGGAACCGGACACACCGGTCACCGCGGTCAGCACCCGCAGCGGCACGTCGACGGACACGCCGTGCAGGTTGTGGCGGGAGACGCCGCGCAGGTGCAGCCAGCCCTGGGGCGTACGCGGGCGATGGTCGAGCGGCTCGGCACGGCCGAACAGGTACCGGCTGGTGGCCGACTCCTCGACCTGTTCGAGGCCGGGGACCGGACCGCTGTAAAGCACGCGTCCGCCGCTCTCGCCCGCGCCGGGGCCGATGTCGACCACCCAGTCCGCCCGCCGGACCACGTCCATGTCGTGCTCCACGACGAACAGCGAGTTGCCCGCCGCCTTCAGCCGGTCCAGCACGTCCAGCAGCGGCTCCGCGTCGGCCGGGTGCAGGCCCGCGGAGGGCTCGTCGAGCACGTAGACGACCCCGAACAGCCCCGAACGCAACTGGGTGGCGATACGCAGGCGCTGCGCCTCGCCGGGCGACAGCGTCGTCGAGCGGCGCCCGAGGCTGAGATACCCCAGGCCGAGGTCGAGCAGCACCTCGACGCGCGCGACCAGGTCGGCGCAGAGTCGGACCGCGACCTCGGTCGTCTCCCCGGACCGGGCGGTCGGCGTGGCAGCCCCGGCCCCGGACAACCCGGCGGCGGGCCGCAGGAGCGTCACGACGGCGGCGAGGGGCATCGCGTTGACGTCGGCGATGGTACGGCCGGCGAAGGTCACCGCGAGCGCCTCCGGGCGCAGGCCGCTGCCGTGGCACGCCGGGCAGGGCACGCTCCGGACGAACCGCATCGCCCGCTCGCGCATCCGGTCGCTCTTGGAGTCGGCGAGCACGTGCATGACATGCCGGCGGGCGCTCCAGAACTTCCCGTAGTAGCCGCTATCGATGCGGTCACGCTCGGGCGCGACGAGGACGGACGGCTGCTCGTCGGTGTAGAGCAGCCAGTCCCGTTCCTTCTTCCTGAGCTTGCGCCACGGTCTGTCGATGTCGATACCCAGGCCGTTCACGACGCTGCGCAGGTTGGCGCCCTGCCAGGCGCCCGGCCAGGCCGCGATGGCGCCGTCGCGGATGCTCAGCGACGGGTCCGGGACGAGCAGGTCCTCGGCGACGTCGTGCACGACGCCCAGTCCGTGACACCGTGGGCAGGCGCCGGCCGCGGTGTTGGGGGAGAACGCCTCGGCCTCCAGCCGCGGTGCGTCCGGCGGGTAGGTTCCGGCGCGCGAGTAGAGCATCCGCAGCAGGTTGGACAGCGTGGTGATGGTGCCGACCGTCGACCGCGAACTGGGTGCCCCGCGACGCTGTTGCAGGGCCACGGCCGGGGGCAGGCCGGTGATCTCCTGCACGTGCGGCGCACCGACCTGCTGCAACAGCCGGCGGGCGTACGGCGCGACGGACTCGAAGTACCGGCGCTGCGCCTCGGCGTAGAGCGTGCCGAAGGCCAGCGAGGACTTGCCCGAACCGGAGACGCCGGTGAAGGCGACCATGGCATCGCGGGGAATGTCGACGTCGACGTTCCGAAG belongs to Amorphoplanes digitatis and includes:
- a CDS encoding GGDEF domain-containing protein; amino-acid sequence: MDGSAMSAAEVSAALLAIEDEVIRDAEAGSRAAADLEQQAMALGDETLVARARLCRANLLLRGGDIAGGAREIYGIHAWAARHGDRLLQARTHLACANLARLSGDEAKSLDHSLSAVELLDETASPYVQIRHQTKLADALARSGAIDAARLRFRQVEVLAGETQQWDRLGIVLNNWAYAEYTAGDFPRAQDVARRLMEHADAHGVELDPTELDTIGSIQIANGEYAQAEQTMQLCIARYEAGFSDDADDMAEFLLTLAGAQRGLGATGRAQASLDASRALCQQRELHQIMVRVHEEQAELHAARGDYAQAFAAQKECFSAQESLRSRQGEAQAQSRYAMFETTEALQEAERFREEARRDPLTGLRNRRYIDENLPSLLVADPAPAVAITDIDHFKRINDELSHDTGDKVLVHVADLLETGLAAVAPQGFVARLGGEEFLLILPATPVALATAKLDGIRQAISEHDWRGLTGGLPLTLSIGVADVNEISPPSLAAVLSAADRNLYAAKREGRNRVVAGTPPEPLVRAYRDRPV
- the uvrA gene encoding excinuclease ABC subunit UvrA, encoding MKNTVNDRFVCVRGAAEHNLRNVDVDIPRDAMVAFTGVSGSGKSSLAFGTLYAEAQRRYFESVAPYARRLLQQVGAPHVQEITGLPPAVALQQRRGAPSSRSTVGTITTLSNLLRMLYSRAGTYPPDAPRLEAEAFSPNTAAGACPRCHGLGVVHDVAEDLLVPDPSLSIRDGAIAAWPGAWQGANLRSVVNGLGIDIDRPWRKLRKKERDWLLYTDEQPSVLVAPERDRIDSGYYGKFWSARRHVMHVLADSKSDRMRERAMRFVRSVPCPACHGSGLRPEALAVTFAGRTIADVNAMPLAAVVTLLRPAAGLSGAGAATPTARSGETTEVAVRLCADLVARVEVLLDLGLGYLSLGRRSTTLSPGEAQRLRIATQLRSGLFGVVYVLDEPSAGLHPADAEPLLDVLDRLKAAGNSLFVVEHDMDVVRRADWVVDIGPGAGESGGRVLYSGPVPGLEQVEESATSRYLFGRAEPLDHRPRTPQGWLHLRGVSRHNLHGVSVDVPLRVLTAVTGVSGSGKSTLVTQVLAEVVRGHLGLASDEPDEAELDVDVRDAAGLDSFDRLVRVDQRPIGRTPRSNLATYTGMFDAVRKLYAATDEARARGYAAGRFSFNVAEGRCETCQGEGFVAVELLFLPGTYAPCPACHGARYHAQTLEVTYRGKNIADVLAMSVDDAAKFLADVPAASRSLETLREVGLGYLRLGQPATELSGGEAQRIKLATELQRARRGHALYLLDEPTAGLHPADIALLLRQLHRLVDAGNTVVLVEHDLDTIAGADWVIDLGPGGGDAGGQVVATGPPATIAEAGDSATGRHLARRLERS